The proteins below are encoded in one region of Scophthalmus maximus strain ysfricsl-2021 chromosome 4, ASM2237912v1, whole genome shotgun sequence:
- the skor1a gene encoding SKI family transcriptional corepressor 1a isoform X7: protein MESMPGQLREAGRDAGSSPSSKRDAQSFSSPSPLKPNQVSETSLYGVPIVCLVIDGKERLCLAQISNTLLKSYSYNEIHNRRVALGITCVQCTPVQLELLRRAGAMPISSRRCGMITKREAERLCKSFLGAHSPPKLPENFAFDVTHDCAWGSRGSFIPARYNSSRAKCIKCSFCNMYFSPNKFIFHSHRTPESKYLQPDAANFNSWRRHLKLTEKKSADDVNHAWEDVKAMFNGGSRKRTLPMSGSGMSSSMKSQASSSLARTTSPEVPHKTLRCDEDQGNSSNLSLASGARSYPVIPVPSKSFGMLQKIPPPLFPHHPYGFPSYGLCPKKGDGVSDANKANVSGMFWPGAKDALYPAFPMFWPAPGGLSMPPYPGSPPKLAPELPGVRQSELDTSDQIDRGANTPKDAPHLPHHLQDGGERCASSQSSSARNDEDKSGDESSPRKISYISAFRPVVKDAEAIAKLYGNRDSYGARPGYLSPDFISESSSYRSASPDRDSAVDEDDDDDPDVDVESSRGHDDEDEEPIRISPGGDRRDSPVPDRVPSGAEQSPETDDSSPGAAASAASAAASASAASSSSPEDSAHTGSSDEDRQTRNGSPALHEVCAREREKEPSSFGSRLSSSPRRSNGAHHVSETPSQRSAAPYPEHKDGQADGALRIDISVHERDLENMAKEELQKQLVEQVELRKKLEREFQHLKDNFQDQMKRELSYREEMVQQLQIVREAHDALHHFSCKMLNPRQCTGACTFKPPLLPP, encoded by the exons ATGGAGTCGATGCCCGGACAGCTTCGAGAAGCGGGACGAGACGCCGGCTCCTCCCCGAGTTCGAAGCGGGACGCGCAGAGCTTCTCCAGCCCGAGCCCCCTCAAGCCCAACCAAGTGAGCGAGACCTCCCTGTACGGGGTGCCCATCGTGTGCCTGGTCATCGACGGCAAGGAGAGACTCTGCCTGGCGCAGATCTCCAACACGCTGCTGAAGAGCTACAGCTACAACGAGATACACAACCGGCGGGTCGCGCTGGGCATCACCTGTGTGCAGTGCACCCCCGTGCAGCTCGAGCTGCTGCGGCGCGCCGGCGCCATGCCCATCTCCTCCCGGCGCTGCGGCATGATCACCAAGCGGGAGGCCGAGAGGCTCTGCAAGTCCTTCCTGGGGGCGCACAGCCCCCCGAAGCTGCCCGAAAATTTCGCGTTCGACGTGACCCACGACTGCGCCTGGGGCTCCAGGGGCAGCTTCATCCCCGCCAGGTACAACAGCTCCAGGGCGAAGTGCATCAAGTGCAGCTTCTGCAACATGTATTTCTCCCCGAACAAGTTCATCTTCCACTCCCATCGCACCCCGGAGTCCAAGTACCTGCAGCCGGACGCGGCCAACTTCAACTCGTGGCGACGCCACTTGAAACTGACCGAGAAGAAATCGGCCGACGACGTGAACCACGCGTGGGAGGATGTAAAGGCCATGTTCAACGGGGGCAGTAGAAAGAGGACTCTGCCCATGAGCGGCTCGGGGATGTCGTCGTCGATGAAATCGCAGGCCTCGTCCAGCTTGGCCCGAACCACTTCCCCCGAGGTCCCTCACAAAACTTTGCGGTGCGACGAGGACCAGGGGAACAGCAGCAACCTGAGTTTGGCGAGTGGCGCACGGAGCTACCCGGTCATCCCAGTGCCCAGCAAGAGCTTCGGCATGCTTCAGAAAATCCCCCCGCCTCTGTTTCCCCACCACCCCTACGGCTTCCCCAGCTATGGACTGTGTCCGAAAAAGGGCGACGGTGTGTCCGATGCGAACAAAGCCAACGTGTCGGGCATGTTTTGGCCTGGCGCAAAGGACGCCCTCTACCCTGCGTTCCCCATGTTCTGGCCTGCGCCCGGCGGCCTCTCCATGCCGCCCTACCCGGGCTCTCCGCCCAAACTGGCCCCCGAGCTGCCAGGCGTCCGGCAGAGTGAGCTCGACACGTCAGACCAAATCGACCGGGGCGCGAACACACCCAAAGAcgccccccacctcccccaccaccTGCAGGACGGCGGGGAGCGCTGCGCCAGCTCGCAGTCCTCCTCCGCCAGGAACGACGAGGACAAGTCCGGGGACGAGAGCTCCCCGAGGAAAATCAGCTACATATCCGCCTTCAGGCCCGTGGTCAAAGACGCGGAGGCCATCGCCAAACTCTACGGCAACCGGGACAGCTACGGCGCGCGCCCCGGCTACCTGTCCCCGGATTTTATCAGCGAGAGCTCCAGTTACAGATCCGCGTCGCCGGACCGGGACAGCGCggtggacgaggacgacgacgacgacccgGACGTGGATGTGGAGTCCAGTCGGGGAcacgacgacgaggacgaggagccgATCCGGATCTCGCCGGGAGGGGACCGCCGTGACTCCCCGGTGCCGGACCGGGTCCCCTCGGGTGCCGAGCAGAGCCCGGAGACAGACGACTCCAGCCCCGGCgcagcagcatctgcagcatcagcagcagcatcagcatctgcagcatcatcatcctcaccggAGGACTCCGCACACACTGGGTCATCAGACGAGGACAGGCAGACGCGTAATGGCTCTCCTGCTCTTCATGAA GTGTGCGCTCGTGAAAGGGAGAAGGAGCCCTCGTCTTTTGGGTCGAGACTGTCGAGCAGCCCCCGCAGATCCAATG GTGCTCACCACGTGTCCGAGACCCCGAGCCAACGCTCCGCAGCGCCCTACCCGGAGCACAAGGACGGACAAG ccGATGGAGCTTTACGCATCGACATCAGCGTGCACGAGAGAGACCTGGAGAACATGGCGAAAG AGGAATTGCAGAAGCAGCTGGTGGAGCAAGTGGAGCTGAGGAAAAAGTTGGAGAGGGAATTCCAGCATTTGAAAG ATAATTTCCAGGATCAAATGAAGCGTGAGCTGTCCTACAGAGAGGAGATggtccagcagctgcagattgTTCGAG AAGCTCACGACGCCCTTCACCATTTCTCTTGCAAGATGCTCAACCCCCGTCAGTGTACCGGAGCCTGCACCTTCAAGCCCCCGCTGCTGCCTCCATAG
- the skor1a gene encoding SKI family transcriptional corepressor 1a isoform X6 gives MESMPGQLREAGRDAGSSPSSKRDAQSFSSPSPLKPNQVSETSLYGVPIVCLVIDGKERLCLAQISNTLLKSYSYNEIHNRRVALGITCVQCTPVQLELLRRAGAMPISSRRCGMITKREAERLCKSFLGAHSPPKLPENFAFDVTHDCAWGSRGSFIPARYNSSRAKCIKCSFCNMYFSPNKFIFHSHRTPESKYLQPDAANFNSWRRHLKLTEKKSADDVNHAWEDVKAMFNGGSRKRTLPMSGSGMSSSMKSQASSSLARTTSPEVPHKTLRCDEDQGNSSNLSLASGARSYPVIPVPSKSFGMLQKIPPPLFPHHPYGFPSYGLCPKKGDGVSDANKANVSGMFWPGAKDALYPAFPMFWPAPGGLSMPPYPGSPPKLAPELPGVRQSELDTSDQIDRGANTPKDAPHLPHHLQDGGERCASSQSSSARNDEDKSGDESSPRKISYISAFRPVVKDAEAIAKLYGNRDSYGARPGYLSPDFISESSSYRSASPDRDSAVDEDDDDDPDVDVESSRGHDDEDEEPIRISPGGDRRDSPVPDRVPSGAEQSPETDDSSPGAAASAASAAASASAASSSSPEDSAHTGSSDEDRQTRNGSPALHEVCAREREKEPSSFGSRLSSSPRRSNGAHHVSETPSQRSAAPYPEHKDGQADGALRIDISVHERDLENMAKEELQKQLVEQVELRKKLEREFQHLKDNFQDQMKRELSYREEMVQQLQIVRDTLCSELDQERKARYAIQQKLKAHDALHHFSCKMLNPRQCTGACTFKPPLLPP, from the exons ATGGAGTCGATGCCCGGACAGCTTCGAGAAGCGGGACGAGACGCCGGCTCCTCCCCGAGTTCGAAGCGGGACGCGCAGAGCTTCTCCAGCCCGAGCCCCCTCAAGCCCAACCAAGTGAGCGAGACCTCCCTGTACGGGGTGCCCATCGTGTGCCTGGTCATCGACGGCAAGGAGAGACTCTGCCTGGCGCAGATCTCCAACACGCTGCTGAAGAGCTACAGCTACAACGAGATACACAACCGGCGGGTCGCGCTGGGCATCACCTGTGTGCAGTGCACCCCCGTGCAGCTCGAGCTGCTGCGGCGCGCCGGCGCCATGCCCATCTCCTCCCGGCGCTGCGGCATGATCACCAAGCGGGAGGCCGAGAGGCTCTGCAAGTCCTTCCTGGGGGCGCACAGCCCCCCGAAGCTGCCCGAAAATTTCGCGTTCGACGTGACCCACGACTGCGCCTGGGGCTCCAGGGGCAGCTTCATCCCCGCCAGGTACAACAGCTCCAGGGCGAAGTGCATCAAGTGCAGCTTCTGCAACATGTATTTCTCCCCGAACAAGTTCATCTTCCACTCCCATCGCACCCCGGAGTCCAAGTACCTGCAGCCGGACGCGGCCAACTTCAACTCGTGGCGACGCCACTTGAAACTGACCGAGAAGAAATCGGCCGACGACGTGAACCACGCGTGGGAGGATGTAAAGGCCATGTTCAACGGGGGCAGTAGAAAGAGGACTCTGCCCATGAGCGGCTCGGGGATGTCGTCGTCGATGAAATCGCAGGCCTCGTCCAGCTTGGCCCGAACCACTTCCCCCGAGGTCCCTCACAAAACTTTGCGGTGCGACGAGGACCAGGGGAACAGCAGCAACCTGAGTTTGGCGAGTGGCGCACGGAGCTACCCGGTCATCCCAGTGCCCAGCAAGAGCTTCGGCATGCTTCAGAAAATCCCCCCGCCTCTGTTTCCCCACCACCCCTACGGCTTCCCCAGCTATGGACTGTGTCCGAAAAAGGGCGACGGTGTGTCCGATGCGAACAAAGCCAACGTGTCGGGCATGTTTTGGCCTGGCGCAAAGGACGCCCTCTACCCTGCGTTCCCCATGTTCTGGCCTGCGCCCGGCGGCCTCTCCATGCCGCCCTACCCGGGCTCTCCGCCCAAACTGGCCCCCGAGCTGCCAGGCGTCCGGCAGAGTGAGCTCGACACGTCAGACCAAATCGACCGGGGCGCGAACACACCCAAAGAcgccccccacctcccccaccaccTGCAGGACGGCGGGGAGCGCTGCGCCAGCTCGCAGTCCTCCTCCGCCAGGAACGACGAGGACAAGTCCGGGGACGAGAGCTCCCCGAGGAAAATCAGCTACATATCCGCCTTCAGGCCCGTGGTCAAAGACGCGGAGGCCATCGCCAAACTCTACGGCAACCGGGACAGCTACGGCGCGCGCCCCGGCTACCTGTCCCCGGATTTTATCAGCGAGAGCTCCAGTTACAGATCCGCGTCGCCGGACCGGGACAGCGCggtggacgaggacgacgacgacgacccgGACGTGGATGTGGAGTCCAGTCGGGGAcacgacgacgaggacgaggagccgATCCGGATCTCGCCGGGAGGGGACCGCCGTGACTCCCCGGTGCCGGACCGGGTCCCCTCGGGTGCCGAGCAGAGCCCGGAGACAGACGACTCCAGCCCCGGCgcagcagcatctgcagcatcagcagcagcatcagcatctgcagcatcatcatcctcaccggAGGACTCCGCACACACTGGGTCATCAGACGAGGACAGGCAGACGCGTAATGGCTCTCCTGCTCTTCATGAA GTGTGCGCTCGTGAAAGGGAGAAGGAGCCCTCGTCTTTTGGGTCGAGACTGTCGAGCAGCCCCCGCAGATCCAATG GTGCTCACCACGTGTCCGAGACCCCGAGCCAACGCTCCGCAGCGCCCTACCCGGAGCACAAGGACGGACAAG ccGATGGAGCTTTACGCATCGACATCAGCGTGCACGAGAGAGACCTGGAGAACATGGCGAAAG AGGAATTGCAGAAGCAGCTGGTGGAGCAAGTGGAGCTGAGGAAAAAGTTGGAGAGGGAATTCCAGCATTTGAAAG ATAATTTCCAGGATCAAATGAAGCGTGAGCTGTCCTACAGAGAGGAGATggtccagcagctgcagattgTTCGAG acaCTTTGTGCAGCGAGTTGGACCAAGAGAGAAAGGCTCGTTATGCAATACAGCAGAAGCTAAAAG CTCACGACGCCCTTCACCATTTCTCTTGCAAGATGCTCAACCCCCGTCAGTGTACCGGAGCCTGCACCTTCAAGCCCCCGCTGCTGCCTCCATAG
- the skor1a gene encoding SKI family transcriptional corepressor 1a isoform X8 → MESMPGQLREAGRDAGSSPSSKRDAQSFSSPSPLKPNQVSETSLYGVPIVCLVIDGKERLCLAQISNTLLKSYSYNEIHNRRVALGITCVQCTPVQLELLRRAGAMPISSRRCGMITKREAERLCKSFLGAHSPPKLPENFAFDVTHDCAWGSRGSFIPARYNSSRAKCIKCSFCNMYFSPNKFIFHSHRTPESKYLQPDAANFNSWRRHLKLTEKKSADDVNHAWEDVKAMFNGGSRKRTLPMSGSGMSSSMKSQASSSLARTTSPEVPHKTLRCDEDQGNSSNLSLASGARSYPVIPVPSKSFGMLQKIPPPLFPHHPYGFPSYGLCPKKGDGVSDANKANVSGMFWPGAKDALYPAFPMFWPAPGGLSMPPYPGSPPKLAPELPGVRQSELDTSDQIDRGANTPKDAPHLPHHLQDGGERCASSQSSSARNDEDKSGDESSPRKISYISAFRPVVKDAEAIAKLYGNRDSYGARPGYLSPDFISESSSYRSASPDRDSAVDEDDDDDPDVDVESSRGHDDEDEEPIRISPGGDRRDSPVPDRVPSGAEQSPETDDSSPGAAASAASAAASASAASSSSPEDSAHTGSSDEDRQTRNGSPALHEVCAREREKEPSSFGSRLSSSPRRSNGAHHVSETPSQRSAAPYPEHKDGQADGALRIDISVHERDLENMAKEELQKQLVEQVELRKKLEREFQHLKDNFQDQMKRELSYREEMVQQLQIVRAHDALHHFSCKMLNPRQCTGACTFKPPLLPP, encoded by the exons ATGGAGTCGATGCCCGGACAGCTTCGAGAAGCGGGACGAGACGCCGGCTCCTCCCCGAGTTCGAAGCGGGACGCGCAGAGCTTCTCCAGCCCGAGCCCCCTCAAGCCCAACCAAGTGAGCGAGACCTCCCTGTACGGGGTGCCCATCGTGTGCCTGGTCATCGACGGCAAGGAGAGACTCTGCCTGGCGCAGATCTCCAACACGCTGCTGAAGAGCTACAGCTACAACGAGATACACAACCGGCGGGTCGCGCTGGGCATCACCTGTGTGCAGTGCACCCCCGTGCAGCTCGAGCTGCTGCGGCGCGCCGGCGCCATGCCCATCTCCTCCCGGCGCTGCGGCATGATCACCAAGCGGGAGGCCGAGAGGCTCTGCAAGTCCTTCCTGGGGGCGCACAGCCCCCCGAAGCTGCCCGAAAATTTCGCGTTCGACGTGACCCACGACTGCGCCTGGGGCTCCAGGGGCAGCTTCATCCCCGCCAGGTACAACAGCTCCAGGGCGAAGTGCATCAAGTGCAGCTTCTGCAACATGTATTTCTCCCCGAACAAGTTCATCTTCCACTCCCATCGCACCCCGGAGTCCAAGTACCTGCAGCCGGACGCGGCCAACTTCAACTCGTGGCGACGCCACTTGAAACTGACCGAGAAGAAATCGGCCGACGACGTGAACCACGCGTGGGAGGATGTAAAGGCCATGTTCAACGGGGGCAGTAGAAAGAGGACTCTGCCCATGAGCGGCTCGGGGATGTCGTCGTCGATGAAATCGCAGGCCTCGTCCAGCTTGGCCCGAACCACTTCCCCCGAGGTCCCTCACAAAACTTTGCGGTGCGACGAGGACCAGGGGAACAGCAGCAACCTGAGTTTGGCGAGTGGCGCACGGAGCTACCCGGTCATCCCAGTGCCCAGCAAGAGCTTCGGCATGCTTCAGAAAATCCCCCCGCCTCTGTTTCCCCACCACCCCTACGGCTTCCCCAGCTATGGACTGTGTCCGAAAAAGGGCGACGGTGTGTCCGATGCGAACAAAGCCAACGTGTCGGGCATGTTTTGGCCTGGCGCAAAGGACGCCCTCTACCCTGCGTTCCCCATGTTCTGGCCTGCGCCCGGCGGCCTCTCCATGCCGCCCTACCCGGGCTCTCCGCCCAAACTGGCCCCCGAGCTGCCAGGCGTCCGGCAGAGTGAGCTCGACACGTCAGACCAAATCGACCGGGGCGCGAACACACCCAAAGAcgccccccacctcccccaccaccTGCAGGACGGCGGGGAGCGCTGCGCCAGCTCGCAGTCCTCCTCCGCCAGGAACGACGAGGACAAGTCCGGGGACGAGAGCTCCCCGAGGAAAATCAGCTACATATCCGCCTTCAGGCCCGTGGTCAAAGACGCGGAGGCCATCGCCAAACTCTACGGCAACCGGGACAGCTACGGCGCGCGCCCCGGCTACCTGTCCCCGGATTTTATCAGCGAGAGCTCCAGTTACAGATCCGCGTCGCCGGACCGGGACAGCGCggtggacgaggacgacgacgacgacccgGACGTGGATGTGGAGTCCAGTCGGGGAcacgacgacgaggacgaggagccgATCCGGATCTCGCCGGGAGGGGACCGCCGTGACTCCCCGGTGCCGGACCGGGTCCCCTCGGGTGCCGAGCAGAGCCCGGAGACAGACGACTCCAGCCCCGGCgcagcagcatctgcagcatcagcagcagcatcagcatctgcagcatcatcatcctcaccggAGGACTCCGCACACACTGGGTCATCAGACGAGGACAGGCAGACGCGTAATGGCTCTCCTGCTCTTCATGAA GTGTGCGCTCGTGAAAGGGAGAAGGAGCCCTCGTCTTTTGGGTCGAGACTGTCGAGCAGCCCCCGCAGATCCAATG GTGCTCACCACGTGTCCGAGACCCCGAGCCAACGCTCCGCAGCGCCCTACCCGGAGCACAAGGACGGACAAG ccGATGGAGCTTTACGCATCGACATCAGCGTGCACGAGAGAGACCTGGAGAACATGGCGAAAG AGGAATTGCAGAAGCAGCTGGTGGAGCAAGTGGAGCTGAGGAAAAAGTTGGAGAGGGAATTCCAGCATTTGAAAG ATAATTTCCAGGATCAAATGAAGCGTGAGCTGTCCTACAGAGAGGAGATggtccagcagctgcagattgTTCGAG CTCACGACGCCCTTCACCATTTCTCTTGCAAGATGCTCAACCCCCGTCAGTGTACCGGAGCCTGCACCTTCAAGCCCCCGCTGCTGCCTCCATAG
- the skor1a gene encoding SKI family transcriptional corepressor 1a isoform X1 — protein sequence MESMPGQLREAGRDAGSSPSSKRDAQSFSSPSPLKPNQVSETSLYGVPIVCLVIDGKERLCLAQISNTLLKSYSYNEIHNRRVALGITCVQCTPVQLELLRRAGAMPISSRRCGMITKREAERLCKSFLGAHSPPKLPENFAFDVTHDCAWGSRGSFIPARYNSSRAKCIKCSFCNMYFSPNKFIFHSHRTPESKYLQPDAANFNSWRRHLKLTEKKSADDVNHAWEDVKAMFNGGSRKRTLPMSGSGMSSSMKSQASSSLARTTSPEVPHKTLRCDEDQGNSSNLSLASGARSYPVIPVPSKSFGMLQKIPPPLFPHHPYGFPSYGLCPKKGDGVSDANKANVSGMFWPGAKDALYPAFPMFWPAPGGLSMPPYPGSPPKLAPELPGVRQSELDTSDQIDRGANTPKDAPHLPHHLQDGGERCASSQSSSARNDEDKSGDESSPRKISYISAFRPVVKDAEAIAKLYGNRDSYGARPGYLSPDFISESSSYRSASPDRDSAVDEDDDDDPDVDVESSRGHDDEDEEPIRISPGGDRRDSPVPDRVPSGAEQSPETDDSSPGAAASAASAAASASAASSSSPEDSAHTGSSDEDRQTRNGSPALHEVCAREREKEPSSFGSRLSSSPRRSNGAHHVSETPSQRSAAPYPEHKDGQADGALRIDISVHERDLENMAKEELQKQLVEQVELRKKLEREFQHLKDNFQDQMKRELSYREEMVQQLQIVRDTLCSELDQERKARYAIQQKLKVAPPVHTGWKEISPWSDFNKLTTPFTISLARCSTPVSVPEPAPSSPRCCLHSVRHDPAPDPSTAKKKR from the exons ATGGAGTCGATGCCCGGACAGCTTCGAGAAGCGGGACGAGACGCCGGCTCCTCCCCGAGTTCGAAGCGGGACGCGCAGAGCTTCTCCAGCCCGAGCCCCCTCAAGCCCAACCAAGTGAGCGAGACCTCCCTGTACGGGGTGCCCATCGTGTGCCTGGTCATCGACGGCAAGGAGAGACTCTGCCTGGCGCAGATCTCCAACACGCTGCTGAAGAGCTACAGCTACAACGAGATACACAACCGGCGGGTCGCGCTGGGCATCACCTGTGTGCAGTGCACCCCCGTGCAGCTCGAGCTGCTGCGGCGCGCCGGCGCCATGCCCATCTCCTCCCGGCGCTGCGGCATGATCACCAAGCGGGAGGCCGAGAGGCTCTGCAAGTCCTTCCTGGGGGCGCACAGCCCCCCGAAGCTGCCCGAAAATTTCGCGTTCGACGTGACCCACGACTGCGCCTGGGGCTCCAGGGGCAGCTTCATCCCCGCCAGGTACAACAGCTCCAGGGCGAAGTGCATCAAGTGCAGCTTCTGCAACATGTATTTCTCCCCGAACAAGTTCATCTTCCACTCCCATCGCACCCCGGAGTCCAAGTACCTGCAGCCGGACGCGGCCAACTTCAACTCGTGGCGACGCCACTTGAAACTGACCGAGAAGAAATCGGCCGACGACGTGAACCACGCGTGGGAGGATGTAAAGGCCATGTTCAACGGGGGCAGTAGAAAGAGGACTCTGCCCATGAGCGGCTCGGGGATGTCGTCGTCGATGAAATCGCAGGCCTCGTCCAGCTTGGCCCGAACCACTTCCCCCGAGGTCCCTCACAAAACTTTGCGGTGCGACGAGGACCAGGGGAACAGCAGCAACCTGAGTTTGGCGAGTGGCGCACGGAGCTACCCGGTCATCCCAGTGCCCAGCAAGAGCTTCGGCATGCTTCAGAAAATCCCCCCGCCTCTGTTTCCCCACCACCCCTACGGCTTCCCCAGCTATGGACTGTGTCCGAAAAAGGGCGACGGTGTGTCCGATGCGAACAAAGCCAACGTGTCGGGCATGTTTTGGCCTGGCGCAAAGGACGCCCTCTACCCTGCGTTCCCCATGTTCTGGCCTGCGCCCGGCGGCCTCTCCATGCCGCCCTACCCGGGCTCTCCGCCCAAACTGGCCCCCGAGCTGCCAGGCGTCCGGCAGAGTGAGCTCGACACGTCAGACCAAATCGACCGGGGCGCGAACACACCCAAAGAcgccccccacctcccccaccaccTGCAGGACGGCGGGGAGCGCTGCGCCAGCTCGCAGTCCTCCTCCGCCAGGAACGACGAGGACAAGTCCGGGGACGAGAGCTCCCCGAGGAAAATCAGCTACATATCCGCCTTCAGGCCCGTGGTCAAAGACGCGGAGGCCATCGCCAAACTCTACGGCAACCGGGACAGCTACGGCGCGCGCCCCGGCTACCTGTCCCCGGATTTTATCAGCGAGAGCTCCAGTTACAGATCCGCGTCGCCGGACCGGGACAGCGCggtggacgaggacgacgacgacgacccgGACGTGGATGTGGAGTCCAGTCGGGGAcacgacgacgaggacgaggagccgATCCGGATCTCGCCGGGAGGGGACCGCCGTGACTCCCCGGTGCCGGACCGGGTCCCCTCGGGTGCCGAGCAGAGCCCGGAGACAGACGACTCCAGCCCCGGCgcagcagcatctgcagcatcagcagcagcatcagcatctgcagcatcatcatcctcaccggAGGACTCCGCACACACTGGGTCATCAGACGAGGACAGGCAGACGCGTAATGGCTCTCCTGCTCTTCATGAA GTGTGCGCTCGTGAAAGGGAGAAGGAGCCCTCGTCTTTTGGGTCGAGACTGTCGAGCAGCCCCCGCAGATCCAATG GTGCTCACCACGTGTCCGAGACCCCGAGCCAACGCTCCGCAGCGCCCTACCCGGAGCACAAGGACGGACAAG ccGATGGAGCTTTACGCATCGACATCAGCGTGCACGAGAGAGACCTGGAGAACATGGCGAAAG AGGAATTGCAGAAGCAGCTGGTGGAGCAAGTGGAGCTGAGGAAAAAGTTGGAGAGGGAATTCCAGCATTTGAAAG ATAATTTCCAGGATCAAATGAAGCGTGAGCTGTCCTACAGAGAGGAGATggtccagcagctgcagattgTTCGAG acaCTTTGTGCAGCGAGTTGGACCAAGAGAGAAAGGCTCGTTATGCAATACAGCAGAAGCTAAAAG TTGCTCCTCCCGTTCATACCGGCTGGAAAGAGATCTCTCCTTGGAGCGATTTCAAT AAGCTCACGACGCCCTTCACCATTTCTCTTGCAAGATGCTCAACCCCCGTCAGTGTACCGGAGCCTGCACCTTCAAGCCCCCGCTGCTGCCTCCATAGTGTCCGGCACGACCCTGCACCTGACCCCAGcacagccaaaaaaaaaagatga